In Spea bombifrons isolate aSpeBom1 chromosome 12, aSpeBom1.2.pri, whole genome shotgun sequence, the following proteins share a genomic window:
- the LOC128469991 gene encoding uncharacterized protein LOC128469991, giving the protein MCDTKFLDAPAVIFDNGSGSCKAGFSGEGLPRVVMKSIVGRPKAIPTMVGAGQKDFYIGEEAQSLRGVLSLKYPVRRGVITNWDDMEKIWKHVYSCELHVKSCERPVLLTEVPLNPLKNREKMAEVMFEVFGVPAMYVALQATLALYTSGRTTGIVVDSGDGVTHTVPLYEGYCVQDAISRLNVAGRDITKYLMRLLLESGYSFLSTAEREIVSDIKETHCYVALDPKKEMERDIKEICKTYTLPDGNNIEVGSQLFRAPEVLFAPALIGVEAPGIHKLITNSILKCPIDIRSSLYNSVLLCGGSSMFPGLEQRLFHEMELLAPSTMEINIVAPPERKLCVWIGGSILSNLSAFNSSWVTLKDYTEFGPGIIHKKCL; this is encoded by the coding sequence ATGTGTGATACCAAGTTTTTAGACGCACCAGCTGTGATTTTCGACAACGGATCAGGGTCATGCAAAGCGGGATTCTCTGGAGAGGGTCTTCCTAGAGTAGTAATGAAGTCAATAGTTGGCCGCCCAAAGGCAATCCCAACGATGGTGGGAGCAGGCCAAAAGGATTTTTACATTGGAGAAGAAGCACAGTCCCTTAGAGGCGTCTTGTCATTAAAGTATCCAGTCAGACGTGGTGTAATAACGAATTGGGACGATATGGAGAAAATATGGAAGCATGTGTATAGCTGTGAGCTGCATGTTAAATCTTGCGAGAGACCTGTGCTACTGACAGAGGTGCCATTGAATCCATTAAAGAACCGTGAGAAGATGGCAGAAGTTATGTTTGAGGTTTTTGGTGTCCCTGCTATGTATGTTGCCTTGCAAGCTACATTAGCCCTCTATACCTCTGGTCGTACCACTGGCATAGTCGTGGACAGTGGAGATGGCGTGACACATACGGTACCCCTTTATGAAGGTTACTGTGTACAGGATGCTATATCCAGGCTTAATGTGGCAGGAAGAGACATCACTAAATATTTAATGAGGCTCCTTTTGGAAAGTGGATATTCCTTTTTAAGCACTGCGGAACGGGAGATTGTGAGCGATATCAAGGAGACGCATTGCTATGTGGCCTTAGACCCGAAGAAAGAAATGGAAAGGGACATCAAAGAAATTTGCAAAACATACACACTACCTGATGGGAACAATATCGAGGTTGGCAGTCAGCTGTTCCGTGCTCCAGAGGTGCTCTTTGCACCAGCACTCATTGGTGTTGAAGCCCCAGGAATACATAAACTGATTACCAATAGCATTTTAAAGTGTCCTATCGACATACGTAGTTCTCTCTATAACAGTGTGCTTTTGTGCGGTGGATCCTCCATGTTTCCTGGACTTGAACAACGGCTTTTCCACGAGATGGAGCTTCTGGCACCAAGtacaatggaaataaatatCGTGGCACCGCCAGAAAGGAAGCtctgtgtgtggattggtggcTCCATCCTTAGTAACCTCTCAGCCTTCAACTCATCGTGGGTCACACTTAAGGATTATACTGAGTTTGGCCCAGgaattattcataaaaaatgccTTTAA